The Meiothermus sp. CFH 77666 genome has a window encoding:
- a CDS encoding transporter substrate-binding domain-containing protein, producing MRALGWAVLFGLAWAQPQEYPFPNRFLKTDRALTFCLDKQNPLWPLEERVAQELARTLGRPARFYIHREAQTNLSAPPIPVTRREFQVLLARYCDVYMGLLGSTTAAFDYPADEQMLATRPYYRSRYVLVSRQADGLNQVPKNEPIGIVGRSLPYNLILRQFPGRYNLAPVINSAVLARKLLSGEFKHGVIFAPALYALERNPAQKGLKVGSLEGLPNTDWYVIAAVARDRVTLRDQLDRAIERLLKSGRMARLIQQENLPTAFFTPTAPNEQRPQSESDRDGR from the coding sequence ATGCGCGCGCTGGGATGGGCGGTGTTGTTCGGACTGGCCTGGGCGCAACCCCAAGAGTACCCCTTCCCCAATCGTTTTCTAAAGACTGATCGGGCGCTCACCTTCTGCCTGGACAAACAAAACCCCTTATGGCCGCTGGAGGAGCGGGTAGCACAGGAGCTGGCCCGCACCCTGGGGCGCCCGGCCAGGTTTTATATCCACCGCGAGGCCCAGACCAACCTTTCCGCCCCACCCATCCCCGTGACCCGGCGGGAGTTCCAGGTGCTCCTGGCTCGCTACTGCGACGTTTACATGGGCCTCCTGGGCAGCACCACCGCAGCCTTCGACTACCCCGCCGACGAGCAGATGCTGGCCACCAGGCCCTACTACAGGTCGCGCTACGTCTTGGTAAGCCGCCAGGCCGATGGTCTGAACCAGGTGCCCAAGAACGAACCCATCGGAATCGTGGGCCGCAGCCTGCCCTATAATCTGATTCTGCGCCAGTTCCCGGGGCGTTATAATCTGGCGCCCGTCATCAACTCCGCAGTACTGGCCCGCAAACTCCTCTCGGGTGAGTTCAAGCACGGGGTCATCTTTGCTCCGGCCCTTTACGCCCTGGAAAGGAACCCGGCTCAGAAAGGCCTCAAAGTGGGCAGCCTCGAGGGGCTGCCTAACACAGACTGGTATGTCATTGCGGCGGTGGCCCGCGACCGCGTAACCCTGCGCGACCAGCTCGACCGGGCCATAGAGCGTTTGCTGAAGAGCGGTCGTATGGCCCGGCTCATACA